GCGCCGTCGCGCAGATAATTCTTCTCGTACGGGATCAGTTCGGCCTGCGCCGCGGCGACCACCGCTGCGGCATCGAGAACGGGGCGACTCGTGGGCCGGAGGCCGACGGTACCCGTACGTCGTACCTCGGGTGCGGCGACGGTGTGGCGCTGATCGCGGGCGAACCGCGCCGCACCCTCGCCGGCCCAGGTCCCGGACGACATCGCCCACGCCGCGTTGTGGCTACCGCCGCCGGTGAATCCACCGCAGATCCGTTCCCGGGTGGCCGCGTCCCCCGCCGCGTACAAGCCGGGAACGGTGGTCGAGCAGTCGTCGCCGAGGACGTCGATCCCTCCGGTGCCTCGCACGGTGCCCTCGGCGAGCAGGTCGACCTCGAAACGGTCGGTGAACGGATCGATGCCACGGCGGTCGAACTGGAGGAAGAAGTTGGGCTGGCCGAGGCGCATCTTCGCCTGTACGTCGGAGTCGGCGCGATCGAGTTGCGCGTACACGGGCTCGGTGAGCAGGGTGCGTGCGATGACGGACCTTCCTGCCGTGGACCCGGCGCCTTCCAGGACCCGTCCGTCCGCGTGGAAGAACGTCGCATACGAGTAGTAGGCCGTCTTGGTGATCGTCGATCCCGCGGGGACGATCCCGTAGGCGTTGGAGAACTCCATCCCGGAGAAGCGTGCACCGACCTCGGCTGCCATCAGTGCGCCGTCCCCGGTGTCGACGTTGGTTCCGAGCGCGCGGGACAGGAATGCACAACCACCGCTGGCGAGCACGACGGCTCCCGCGGTGATCGTGTAGTCGCGGTCCTCCTGCCGCTGGTGGCCCGCGGCTCCGCGCACCACCCCGTCCTCGTCGACGAGCAGTTCCAGCGCGGGAGAGTGATCGAGGATACGGACACCGGCGCGCCGGATCCACGCGCGCATGCGACGCATGTACTCGGGCCCCTGAACGCCGGTACGGACCGGAAGCCCGGTCTCCGGGTCGATCGGGAACGGGTAGCGCCCCTCGGTCCCCAGGAGGTTCATGTTCTCCCAGGTCTGCTCGAGAACGCGATCCATCCAGTGGTGGTCGGCGAGGAACCCGCCGAGCGCCTCGCGTCCCGCCTTGGCCTTTGCCCGGAGTGCCGGGTCCGGGGCCACGTACCAGACGCCGGTACCTGCCGGCGCCGTGGCGCCGCTGGTCCCGCAGTACCCCTTGTCGACGAGGACGACCTCCGCGCCCTGCCGACGAGCCCGCAGCGCAGCCCACGTTCCCGCCGGGCCTCCACCGATCACGAGGACGTCGGTGTCCAGTTCCAACGGGTCGGACATGGGGGCTCCTGTCGGCAGGGGAACATACGGTTCGCTCCGCCAGCATCGCGAAATACGCTGGTAGCCACCACAGTCAGAATCAGCGTGAACGGAACGCGGTCAAAATCCCGCCTTCGCGTAGTCCCCGCTGAGCCAGTGCTGCGGCTGCATCCGGATGATCAGCGCGCGATCGTCGAACATCTGCTCGAGATAGGGATCGACCGCGTCCGCGGGGAGATAGCGCTCCACCATCGGGCGTACGTCCGCGAGGGACGGGGACTCGACGAAGGTCGCCGGGCCCTCGACACCGACGTACTTGTAGGGCAGTTCCTCCTGCTGCGCGACGAGACTGAACTGGCCCGCCTCCCGAATGAGTTTCTCCTTGACCGTTCCGTGTTCGGTCCACACCCACACGTCCTCCCCCGGCGTGTAGGCGTACCAGATCGGAACGGTGAGCGGTGCCCGCCCGGCGCGTGCCACCGAGAGCACCCCGACGTGCAGTCCGGCGAGGAATTCTTCACGTTCGGCACGGGTCATCGTGGTTGTCGACATGGGTTCCTTCCCTACAGTGGCTGTATCTCCCGTACACGCGCCGGCGTCGACCGCCGACATCCGTCACGGCTACGGGCCGTTCGACGAGGGCGTCGGAATGGCCTGGCTGGCCGAGAATCTGGCCTCGTCGTCGGACACGAGCCCGAAGGAGACCAGCGAACGCGGGGCGACGACATCGGTGAGGTACGCCAGCCCGACCGCCCAGCGATTGACTCCTCGCGGCAGGGCGAGGAGATGATAGGCGCGGGCAACGGCCTTCGCAGGCAGCCCGGACAGGTACACGCCCATCGGGTTCGCCACCGCGAACCCGGGCCCGAGGTCCACGACGAGCCCCAGGTTCCGGTGCCGGTACGCTTTCGCGGTCCCGATCCCGATGCTGGCGAGAGCGTTGCGCGCCAATGCCTTTCCCTGCCGGACGGCGTGCTGCGCGGTGGGCGGTGTGACATCCCCTGAGTCGGCGGTGAGATCGGGCACCGCGGCGGCGTCTCCCCCGGCGAAGACGTCGGCACGGCCCGGCACGGTGAGATCGGGCCGCACCTTCAGCCGTCCCCCCTCCGTCGGCAACCCCAGCGTCTCGATCAACGGGCTCGCAGTCACACCTGCGACCCACACGACGGTGCGGGTCGGCACCGTCGTCCCGTCGGTGAGGACCACGTGGTCGTCGGCGACACTCTCGAGCGTCGTCTCGAGCCGGACGTCGATACCGCGTCTGCGCAGCACGTCCAGCACCTTGCCACTGAGCTTGTCGCCGACCTCCGGCATCACCTGCGCGGACGTGTCGAGCAACACGAACCGGACCTCGGTCGGGTCGAATCCGCGCTGACGGGCCACCTCGTCGGCCAGTGCACGCATCTGCGACACGAGTTCGGCGCCGGCGTAGGAGGCGCCGACCACGACGACGGTGCGTCGCTGCCGGATCACCTCCGAGTCGGTCTCGCGCCCGGCCAGTTCCAGCTGACCGATCAGCTGGTCGCGCAGGTAGAGCGCCTCGGTCGTCGTCTTGAGGCCACGAGCGTGGTCGGCCAGCCCCGGAATGTCGAACAGCCGGGTCACCGAGCCCGGGGTGAGCACGAGTCGGTCCCAGCCGAGCGTCTCGGTCTCACCGCTCCGGGACGTCAGGTGCAGCGACCTCGCCTCGAGATCGACACCGTCCACCCTCCCGGTGACCAGGTCCACCCCGGGCAGGCTGTTGGCGAGGGGCACCGCGACGAATCTCGGGTCCAACAGCCCTCCGGCGACCTCGGGGAGCAGCGGCGTGTACAGCATGTAGTCGTCGGCGGACACCAGGGTCACCGACACGTCCACGCCGGCCTTCCTCGCACCCCGCACCAGGTGTCGTGCGCATTCGAAGCCGGCGAATCCTCCTCCGACGACGACGATCCTCGGTACCGATCGTTCGGTCACGAACACTCCTTCCTGCCGGTCTCTCCGTCGTGCGGCCTGTGCTGCCTCAGCGTTTCGACGTGCGCCGCAACCGGATGTTGGCGAACTCACCGAGCCCCCATTTGCCGAGTTCGCGACCGAACCCGGACCGTTTGACACCGCCGAAGGGCAAGCCCGGGAGCGTCGTACCGTGCTCGTTCACGTACGCCATACCGACCTCGAGACGGTCGGCGACCTCCTGCGCGGCGTCCAGGTCGGTGCCCCACACCGAGCCGCTCAGGCCGAAGTCGGAATCGTTGGCGAGTTGCACCGCCTCGTCGACGGAATCGACGCGGTACACGACGGCGACGGGCCCGAAGATCTCCTCCCGGTAGGCGTCCATGTCCGGCGTGACGCCGGTGAGGACCGCCGGGCGCATGAAGGCGCCGTCGCCGGGCAGCGGGTCCCCGCCGGTGTGCAGGGTCGCGCCCTGCTCCACCGCGCGCTGCACCTGCTCGACCACGGTGTCTCGTGCCGAGGTCGAGGAGAGCGGACCCACTCCGGTATCGGGCTCGGCCGGGTCACCGACGGTGGCCGATTCGAACGTCTCGGTCACCCCGCGCACGAAGTCGTCGTAGTACTCGCCCGGCACGATGAATCGCTTCGGTGAGTTGCACGCCTGCCCGGTGTTGGACAGCCGGGCCTTCGCGGCCGTGGTCGCGAGCGCGCCGATGTCGTCGCTGTCCAGCACGATGAACGCATCGGACCCGCCGAGTTCGAGCACCGCCTTGGTGAGGTTGCGGCCCGCCGTCTCGGCCACGGAGGCGCCGGCACGCTCGCTGCCGGTGAGAGAGATG
This genomic interval from Rhodococcus triatomae contains the following:
- a CDS encoding FAD-dependent oxidoreductase, with translation MSDPLELDTDVLVIGGGPAGTWAALRARRQGAEVVLVDKGYCGTSGATAPAGTGVWYVAPDPALRAKAKAGREALGGFLADHHWMDRVLEQTWENMNLLGTEGRYPFPIDPETGLPVRTGVQGPEYMRRMRAWIRRAGVRILDHSPALELLVDEDGVVRGAAGHQRQEDRDYTITAGAVVLASGGCAFLSRALGTNVDTGDGALMAAEVGARFSGMEFSNAYGIVPAGSTITKTAYYSYATFFHADGRVLEGAGSTAGRSVIARTLLTEPVYAQLDRADSDVQAKMRLGQPNFFLQFDRRGIDPFTDRFEVDLLAEGTVRGTGGIDVLGDDCSTTVPGLYAAGDAATRERICGGFTGGGSHNAAWAMSSGTWAGEGAARFARDQRHTVAAPEVRRTGTVGLRPTSRPVLDAAAVVAAAQAELIPYEKNYLRDGARLRPALGELENLWTALASGLGGSSGDERIRARQAAAITAVGRWMYHSTLARTETRGMSKRADYPDQDPGQHRHVLTGGLGTVWTGTREATSTPASSAPAPALRAAS
- a CDS encoding pyridoxamine 5'-phosphate oxidase family protein, with amino-acid sequence MSTTTMTRAEREEFLAGLHVGVLSVARAGRAPLTVPIWYAYTPGEDVWVWTEHGTVKEKLIREAGQFSLVAQQEELPYKYVGVEGPATFVESPSLADVRPMVERYLPADAVDPYLEQMFDDRALIIRMQPQHWLSGDYAKAGF
- a CDS encoding NAD(P)/FAD-dependent oxidoreductase, producing the protein MTERSVPRIVVVGGGFAGFECARHLVRGARKAGVDVSVTLVSADDYMLYTPLLPEVAGGLLDPRFVAVPLANSLPGVDLVTGRVDGVDLEARSLHLTSRSGETETLGWDRLVLTPGSVTRLFDIPGLADHARGLKTTTEALYLRDQLIGQLELAGRETDSEVIRQRRTVVVVGASYAGAELVSQMRALADEVARQRGFDPTEVRFVLLDTSAQVMPEVGDKLSGKVLDVLRRRGIDVRLETTLESVADDHVVLTDGTTVPTRTVVWVAGVTASPLIETLGLPTEGGRLKVRPDLTVPGRADVFAGGDAAAVPDLTADSGDVTPPTAQHAVRQGKALARNALASIGIGTAKAYRHRNLGLVVDLGPGFAVANPMGVYLSGLPAKAVARAYHLLALPRGVNRWAVGLAYLTDVVAPRSLVSFGLVSDDEARFSASQAIPTPSSNGP
- a CDS encoding NAD-dependent succinate-semialdehyde dehydrogenase — its product is MTTYATVNPATGREERRFPTLDDTGVEDVLSRSSAEYQRYRATDPQQRAAILARTADLYEQRAEELARSITTEMGKRHKEALGEVQLAAAIYRWYSEHGPDLLTTEQLDVQGALESVVQLEPVGPLVGVMPWNYPYYQVARFAAPNLMLGNTVILKHAGICPASAQLMEGLLHEAGLPADAYINVFASTDQIAEMIADPRIQGISLTGSERAGASVAETAGRNLTKAVLELGGSDAFIVLDSDDIGALATTAAKARLSNTGQACNSPKRFIVPGEYYDDFVRGVTETFESATVGDPAEPDTGVGPLSSTSARDTVVEQVQRAVEQGATLHTGGDPLPGDGAFMRPAVLTGVTPDMDAYREEIFGPVAVVYRVDSVDEAVQLANDSDFGLSGSVWGTDLDAAQEVADRLEVGMAYVNEHGTTLPGLPFGGVKRSGFGRELGKWGLGEFANIRLRRTSKR